The stretch of DNA GGTAGAAACGAAACACTTTGGCGATTGAATACCTTGTTAGGGTTCCTCAACGTTCTCACTGTGCTTCACTCTCCAGTTTGCGTTTCTGATCGGGTTTCATCTCCTAACTTTCGCACTCCATCCGACCGTCATTGGTGGTCGCATTCGTCCCCTTCGGTTTGTGATCACCGTGGTCGCGCTAGGATCACCTGCGTCACACTCTCCGTCCAGTCGCCTTCGTGTTGCTGTTGTAGCTTCTGGTCTCACAGCTTCAGCCCCGCTCCTTCCGGTTTGCACtcttactatttttttcattttaaacgtTACAATCTCCCCAACCccgttttctttcttttaaacattaCAATCCTCAGCACTTTCAtgtcctttattaaaaaatgtttttttttatttggagttGTTACCGCTctgtattctttttattaaaagaaggtgctttttgaattttaaagctgCATCCGCTGCCATACCATACTGCTATTCTGCCAtactttttcatcaaaaaatgtttttgaattttaaagctaTTATANAATACAAcctacttttaattaaaaatataattttaatttatattttacattatatttttatgagtaatatttctataaacttatatgtatttcaatttacataattttgttattttatttgaattaggatgttatttatatttttttttcatgtaaagtAAACTCGTAgagtttacgagtcgagtttactagactctcacgagtttacaTAAACTCTCGAGTTTGACAACCTTGGTCAAAACAGTTAAGCCGACAACTAACTACTTACTCTTCCCTCTCCTCTCATATACTAACTatcataaaccctaaacaccTACCATTATAAAATCATCACAGCTAACAAGCAAATAAAATTCAGTTAGAGTTTTCCACATAACCCCCCAACATGctttaataattcatttattcaCATACATATTTGCAATCTAGTAAGACAATCCACTGAAAATGTACTACATATCAACAGATTTTATAGCTTCATTTGCACATAAACCAATATGACTCACCTCTCGACTAGCTCGAGTACCaacatatatgataatattCATTTCAGGAAGCCACTTCCTGAATTCTTTGGCCCAATTTGATAAAGTGGAGAGCGGAACAACTCCAAGAAAAGGACCATGGATTTGCTGGGCATTCTCTGTAAGGAACAAAAAAGCATGTATTATTAAATTGCAAAGGCAATTGTAATCAAATAGATAACTGCTATTACACCTGATGAAAACCAAGCATCGAGACTGACTGAACAATTTTTCCAAGGCCCATTTCATCACCTAAAATGACATTTGTATCATTTCTCCAACTGCAAAATGCAAAAGACAGATTTAGAACATCAAAAATTTAAAGCAAAACGTGACAGACAAACATATACAAGCATGCATACCTGTTAACAAGAAAGTTCAGACCCTCTAGTTGATAATCACGGAGCTTTCCACCCTTCAACCACTCAGGTTGTTCCTCAAGCTTTCGCAAACTTGCTAAGCATcagaaacaaatattaaaatcacaatttACATAGATAATATAGCATATGCTATTCTGTAAATGTCATAATGAACAAAAACATCTACGTATGGCATTAAAATAACCTAAGAACTAATAAAAGGAAATAGGCTTCAGAAGTAAGgaaatacaaaaaaaagaagCCAAACAATCAAATAACCCCCGTTAGCCAACTTTCTCTAATAGCCTCAGTAGTGATAAAGTGCACCATTGTAAAAGATCTTCTTATTATTGTTAAAACTACAAACACCATATAAGTTTTGccctttaattatttaatagcACTAGGAGAGCATAAAAACATGTTTACAagcaattttaaattaaactccAAATACAGTTAATGCTAACCAGGACCCATAAGTGACAGATGTTTGCTTAATACATAATGAAGTTGGAAGGTTCAACCTATAGccaaattaaatattcatcGATTATACCTAAGAAAAGGCAATATAAAAAAGCATCAAAGAAATCAACATATTTGACAATTACCATAGAAAAGGCTACAAATGTCCTTCCTAAGCATATAATATAGGTCCCGCAAGGATTCCTCCCACACTACTTGTCGTTTCCTTAAGAAATCCAATTCTATTGCATAAGgcagaagaaaaaacataaggataattaagaaaggaaaagtaGAAAGAAGAAACCATAAATTAGCTTGCTAAAAACTGATTCACAACCTCCATCTGATGTTGATGAGCTCAAGACTGATATCAGAGAAGGTGGTAGAATGGATTGAGGGTGGTAAAATTGATTCACNGCCTCAATTGTTGGGTTTGGTTGACTGGAATTGCTGCCAAGCATTTTGCCGCTTATTTTGTGTGACTTCAAGTTGCTCCATCTGCATCATAGCTAAGTGGCAGATAAACcacaaacaaaaaacaagtcCAGAACCAACTTGCAAACGTGTTCGTTCTTGCAAGAACAAACAGGAGAAAGACTTATCAAATTAAGTAGAATCcttaaaaaacaagaaaactcaAGCATTTCATCAAACTCAAAAAGCAAACAtttttgatttagaaaattaCAATTTCAAGATATAGCTAGAAAATTTACTGAAAATATCTCACTCACCACATCCTCAGGATCATCAGCCTCTATACGAATTTTGGCAGGTAGACTGCGAGACTGTAAATCAATTGATGCAGCTTGTGCAATTTTCCGATTGATAGCCTGTTTTGTAGCCTGCGCGACTCGCTCAGCTTCTAACAAAGCATCTACAGAACCTTCTTGAATTGGCCTTATANTTGCAGGATCAACCTGTTATAAACAATCACCATCAACACGTTACTATTATCTGTTGGCTCTTTCAAAGAGGATAAACCAGGGAGAATCGATATTAAATA from Vigna radiata var. radiata cultivar VC1973A unplaced genomic scaffold, Vradiata_ver6 scaffold_614, whole genome shotgun sequence encodes:
- the LOC106778765 gene encoding protein CHROMATIN REMODELING 5-like isoform X1, coding for MLGSNSSQPNPTIEAVNQFYHPQSILPPSLISVLSSSTSDGELDFLRKRQVVWEESLRDLYYMLRKDICSLFYASLRKLEEQPEWLKGGKLRDYQLEGLNFLVNSWRNDTNVILGDEMGLGKIVQSVSMLGFHQNAQQIHGPFLGVVPLSTLSNWAKEFRKWLPEMNIIIYVGTRASREEFISKNKLFITGTPSGESGLVATIFIIGTPLHDRGCEWSCCHDHLRFIHCRFDSFY
- the LOC106778765 gene encoding protein CHROMATIN REMODELING 5-like isoform X2; protein product: MLGSNSSQPNPTIEAVNQFYHPQSILPPSLISVLSSSTSDGASLRKLEEQPEWLKGGKLRDYQLEGLNFLVNSWRNDTNVILGDEMGLGKIVQSVSMLGFHQNAQQIHGPFLGVVPLSTLSNWAKEFRKWLPEMNIIIYVGTRASREEFISKNKLFITGTPSGESGLVATIFIIGTPLHDRGCEWSCCHDHLRFIHCRFDSFY
- the LOC106778765 gene encoding probable ATP-dependent DNA helicase CHR23 isoform X3, with the protein product MLGSNSSQPNPTIEAVNQFYHPQSILPPSLISVLSSSTSDGELDFLRKRQVVWEESLRDLYYMLRKDICSLFYASLRKLEEQPEWLKGGKLRDYQLEGLNFLVNSWRNDTNVILGDEMGLGKIVQSVSMLGFHQRMPSKSMVLFLELFRSPLYQIGPKNSGSGFLK
- the LOC106778765 gene encoding protein CHROMATIN REMODELING 5-like isoform X4 codes for the protein MGPASLRKLEEQPEWLKGGKLRDYQLEGLNFLVNSWRNDTNVILGDEMGLGKIVQSVSMLGFHQNAQQIHGPFLGVVPLSTLSNWAKEFRKWLPEMNIIIYVGTRASREEFISKNKLFITGTPSGESGLVATIFIIGTPLHDRGCEWSCCHDHLRFIHCRFDSFY
- the LOC106778766 gene encoding uncharacterized protein LOC106778766 — protein: LDXSDLQEKFVIGTKVQAVWSEDGEWYFVYHFMMLQSGLIHQNKEEVDPAXIRPIQEGSVDALLEAERVAQATKQAINRKIAQAASIDLQSRSLPAKIRIEADDPEDVVSEIFSVNFLAIS